Proteins encoded in a region of the Nicotiana tomentosiformis chromosome 9, ASM39032v3, whole genome shotgun sequence genome:
- the LOC104107974 gene encoding probable 1-deoxy-D-xylulose-5-phosphate synthase, chloroplastic isoform X1 translates to MALCSYAFPGILNRTVASDSLKQSPLFSEWFHGTDLQFHFQHKLTQVKKRSRGVQASLSERGEYYAQRPPTPLLDTINYPIHMKILSVKELKQLAEELRSETVFNVSKTGGHLGSSLGVVELTVALHYVFNTPQDRILWDVGHQSYPHKILTGRRGKMSTLRQTDGLAGFTKRSESEYDCFGTGHSSTTISAGLGMAVGRDLKGKNNNVIAVIGDGAMTAGQAYEAMNNAGYLDSDMIVILNDNRQVSLPTATLDGPAPPVGALSRALSRLQSNRPLRELREVAKGVTKQIGGPMHELAAKVDEYARGMISGSGSTLFEELGLYYIGPVDGHNIDDLISILKEVRSTKTTGPVLIHVITEKGRGYPYAERAADKYHGVAKFDPATGKQFKVSAKTQSYTTYFAEALIAEAEADKDIVAIHAAMGGGTGMNIFHRRFPNRCFDVGIAEQHAVTFAAGLACEGLKPFCAIYSSFLQRAYDQVVHDVDLQKLPVRFAMDRAGLVGADGPTHCGAFDVTFMACLPNMVVMAPSDETELFHMVATAAAIDDRPSCFRYPRGNGIGVELPVGNKGTPLEVGKGRILVEGERVALLGYGSAVQNCLAAAAVLVTRGLQVTVADARFCKPLDGALIRSLAKSHEVLITVEEGSIGGFGSHVAQFMALDGLLDGKLKWRPIVLPDRYIDHGSPADQLAEAGLTPSHIAATVFNILGQTREALEVMT, encoded by the exons ATGGCTTTGTGTAGCTATGCATTTCCTGGGATTTTGAATAGGACAGTGGCTTCAGATTCTTTAAAGCAGAGTCCTTTATTCTCTGAATGGTTTCATGGAACAGATCTGCAGTTTCACTTCCAACATAAGCTTACTCAG GTCAAGAAAAGGTCACGTGGGGTTCAGGCATCTTTGTCAGAAAGAGGAGAATACTATGCACAGAGACCACCAACACCTCTTTTGGACACTATCAACTATCCCATTCATATGAAAATTCTTTCTGTAAAG GAACTTAAACAACTAGCAGAAGAACTAAGATCAGAGACAGTTTTCAATGTATCAAAGACTGGGGGTCACCTTGGTTCAAGTCTTGGTGTTGTTGAGCTTACAGTTGCTCTTCATTATGTCTTCAACACACCTCAAGATAGGATACTATGGGATGTTGGTCATCAG TCTTATCCTCACAAAATCTTGACTGGTAGAAGGGGGAAGATGTCAACTCTTAGACAGACAGATGGACTTGCAGGATTTACTAAGCGGTCGGAGAGTGAATATGATTGCTTTGGCACTGGCCACAGTTCAACCACCATCTCAGCAGGCCTAG GGATGGCTGTTGGAAGAGATCTGAAAGGAAAGAATAACAATGTTATAGCTGTAATAGGTGATGGTGCGATGACAGCAGGTCAAGCTTATGAAGCCATGAATAATGCCGGTTACCTAGACTCTGATATGATTGTTATTTTGAATGACAATAGACAAGTTTCGTTACCTACTGCTACTCTAGACGGGCCGGCCCCTCCCGTTGGAGCTCTAAGCAGAGCTTTGAGCAGGTTGCAATCTAATAGACCTCTCAGAGAACTAAGAGAAGTCGCTAAG GGAGTTACTAAGCAGATTGGTGGACCTATGCATGAGCTTGCTGCAAAAGTTGATGAATATGCTCGTGGGATGATCAGTGGTTCCGGATCaacattgtttgaagaacttggacTTTATTATATTGGTCCTGTGGATGGTCACAACATTGACGATCTTATTTCGATTCTCAAAGAAGTTAGAAGTACTAAAACAACAGGTCCAGTACTGATCCATGTTATCACCGAGAAAGGCAGAGGTTATCCATATGCCGAGAGAGCTGCTGACAAGTATCACG GAGTAGCCAAGTTTGATCCAGCAACTGGAAAGCAATTCAAAGTTAGTGCCAAGACTCAGTCCTATACGACGTACTTTGCGGAGGCTTTAAttgcagaagcagaagcagataAGGACATTGTTGCAATCCATGCTGCTATGGGTGGTGGGACCGGTATGAACATTTTCCACCGTCGCTTCCCAAATCGGTGTTTTGATGTTGGAATAGCAGAACAGCATGCTGTAACCTTTGCTGCTGGTTTGGCTTGTGAAGGCCTCAAACCTTTTTGTGCAATTTATTCATCTTTCTTGCAAAGAGCTTATGACCAG GTAGTGCATGATGTTGACTTGCAAAAGCTGCCTGTGAGATTTGCAATGGACAGAGCTGGTCTTGTTGGAGCAGATGGTCCGACGCATTGTGGTGCATTTGATGTTACTTTCATGGCGTGTCTTCCTAACATGGTAGTAATGGCTCCTTCCGATGAAACGGAGCTATTTCACATGGTAGCAACTGCTGCTGCCATTGATGACAGACCAAGTTGTTTCAGATACCCAAGAGGAAATGGGATCGGTGTAGAGCTTCCGGTTGGAAACAAAGGCACTCCCCTTGAG GTCGGTAAAGGCAGGATATTGGTTGAAGGGGAGAGAGTGGCTCTACTGGGATATGGCTCAGCAGTACAGAACTGTTTGGCTGCTGCTGCTGTGTTAGTAACCCGTGGTTTACAAGTAACAGTTGCAGATGCACGCTTCTGCAAACCACTGGACGGTGCTCTCATAAGGAGCCTCGCAAAATCACACGAGGTGCTGATCACTGTTGAAGAAGGATCAATTGGAGGTTTCGGGTCTCATGTTGCTCAGTTTATGGCCTTAGATGGACTTCTTGATGGCAAGTTAAAG TGGAGGCCGATAGTACTTCCTGATCGATACATTGACCACGGATCTCCTGCTGATCAATTGGCAGAAGCTGGTCTTACGCCATCTCACATTGCAGCAACAGTGTTTAACATTCTTGGACAAACCAGAGAAGCTCTAGAGGTTATGACATAA
- the LOC104107974 gene encoding probable 1-deoxy-D-xylulose-5-phosphate synthase, chloroplastic isoform X2, translating to MALCSYAFPGILNRTVASDSLKQSPLFSEWFHGTDLQFHFQHKLTQVKKRSRGVQASLSERGEYYAQRPPTPLLDTINYPIHMKILSVKELKQLAEELRSETVFNVSKTGGHLGSSLGVVELTVALHYVFNTPQDRILWDVGHQSYPHKILTGRRGKMSTLRQTDGLAGFTKRSESEYDCFGTGHSSTTISAGLGMAVGRDLKGKNNNVIAVIGDGAMTAGQAYEAMNNAGYLDSDMIVILNDNRQVSLPTATLDGPAPPVGALSRALSRLQSNRPLRELREVAKGVTKQIGGPMHELAAKVDEYARGMISGSGSTLFEELGLYYIGPVDGHNIDDLISILKEVRSTKTTGPVLIHVITEKGRGYPYAERAADKYHGVAKFDPATGKQFKVSAKTQSYTTYFAEALIAEAEADKDIVAIHAAMGGGTGMNIFHRRFPNRCFDVGIAEQHAVTFAAGLACEGLKPFCAIYSSFLQRAYDQAMHDVDLQKLPVRFAMDRAGLVGADGPTHCGAFDVTFMACLPNMVVMAPSDETELFHMVATAAAIDDRPSCFRYPRGNGIGVELPVGNKGTPLEVGKGRILVEGERVALLGYGSAVQNCLAAAAVLVTRGLQVTVADARFCKPLDGALIRSLAKSHEVLITVEEGSIGGFGSHVAQFMALDGLLDGKLKWRPIVLPDRYIDHGSPADQLAEAGLTPSHIAATVFNILGQTREALEVMT from the exons ATGGCTTTGTGTAGCTATGCATTTCCTGGGATTTTGAATAGGACAGTGGCTTCAGATTCTTTAAAGCAGAGTCCTTTATTCTCTGAATGGTTTCATGGAACAGATCTGCAGTTTCACTTCCAACATAAGCTTACTCAG GTCAAGAAAAGGTCACGTGGGGTTCAGGCATCTTTGTCAGAAAGAGGAGAATACTATGCACAGAGACCACCAACACCTCTTTTGGACACTATCAACTATCCCATTCATATGAAAATTCTTTCTGTAAAG GAACTTAAACAACTAGCAGAAGAACTAAGATCAGAGACAGTTTTCAATGTATCAAAGACTGGGGGTCACCTTGGTTCAAGTCTTGGTGTTGTTGAGCTTACAGTTGCTCTTCATTATGTCTTCAACACACCTCAAGATAGGATACTATGGGATGTTGGTCATCAG TCTTATCCTCACAAAATCTTGACTGGTAGAAGGGGGAAGATGTCAACTCTTAGACAGACAGATGGACTTGCAGGATTTACTAAGCGGTCGGAGAGTGAATATGATTGCTTTGGCACTGGCCACAGTTCAACCACCATCTCAGCAGGCCTAG GGATGGCTGTTGGAAGAGATCTGAAAGGAAAGAATAACAATGTTATAGCTGTAATAGGTGATGGTGCGATGACAGCAGGTCAAGCTTATGAAGCCATGAATAATGCCGGTTACCTAGACTCTGATATGATTGTTATTTTGAATGACAATAGACAAGTTTCGTTACCTACTGCTACTCTAGACGGGCCGGCCCCTCCCGTTGGAGCTCTAAGCAGAGCTTTGAGCAGGTTGCAATCTAATAGACCTCTCAGAGAACTAAGAGAAGTCGCTAAG GGAGTTACTAAGCAGATTGGTGGACCTATGCATGAGCTTGCTGCAAAAGTTGATGAATATGCTCGTGGGATGATCAGTGGTTCCGGATCaacattgtttgaagaacttggacTTTATTATATTGGTCCTGTGGATGGTCACAACATTGACGATCTTATTTCGATTCTCAAAGAAGTTAGAAGTACTAAAACAACAGGTCCAGTACTGATCCATGTTATCACCGAGAAAGGCAGAGGTTATCCATATGCCGAGAGAGCTGCTGACAAGTATCACG GAGTAGCCAAGTTTGATCCAGCAACTGGAAAGCAATTCAAAGTTAGTGCCAAGACTCAGTCCTATACGACGTACTTTGCGGAGGCTTTAAttgcagaagcagaagcagataAGGACATTGTTGCAATCCATGCTGCTATGGGTGGTGGGACCGGTATGAACATTTTCCACCGTCGCTTCCCAAATCGGTGTTTTGATGTTGGAATAGCAGAACAGCATGCTGTAACCTTTGCTGCTGGTTTGGCTTGTGAAGGCCTCAAACCTTTTTGTGCAATTTATTCATCTTTCTTGCAAAGAGCTTATGACCAGGCAA TGCATGATGTTGACTTGCAAAAGCTGCCTGTGAGATTTGCAATGGACAGAGCTGGTCTTGTTGGAGCAGATGGTCCGACGCATTGTGGTGCATTTGATGTTACTTTCATGGCGTGTCTTCCTAACATGGTAGTAATGGCTCCTTCCGATGAAACGGAGCTATTTCACATGGTAGCAACTGCTGCTGCCATTGATGACAGACCAAGTTGTTTCAGATACCCAAGAGGAAATGGGATCGGTGTAGAGCTTCCGGTTGGAAACAAAGGCACTCCCCTTGAG GTCGGTAAAGGCAGGATATTGGTTGAAGGGGAGAGAGTGGCTCTACTGGGATATGGCTCAGCAGTACAGAACTGTTTGGCTGCTGCTGCTGTGTTAGTAACCCGTGGTTTACAAGTAACAGTTGCAGATGCACGCTTCTGCAAACCACTGGACGGTGCTCTCATAAGGAGCCTCGCAAAATCACACGAGGTGCTGATCACTGTTGAAGAAGGATCAATTGGAGGTTTCGGGTCTCATGTTGCTCAGTTTATGGCCTTAGATGGACTTCTTGATGGCAAGTTAAAG TGGAGGCCGATAGTACTTCCTGATCGATACATTGACCACGGATCTCCTGCTGATCAATTGGCAGAAGCTGGTCTTACGCCATCTCACATTGCAGCAACAGTGTTTAACATTCTTGGACAAACCAGAGAAGCTCTAGAGGTTATGACATAA